The Anastrepha ludens isolate Willacy chromosome 2, idAnaLude1.1, whole genome shotgun sequence genome contains a region encoding:
- the LOC128871680 gene encoding CDC42 small effector protein homolog, whose amino-acid sequence MASTGDIWLQWFSCCFHQPQSPSRRRHQRLRIDRSMIGNPTNFVHTAHIGSADVELSTNHLNALQTQMQSKGGYEMNSIRLQAC is encoded by the coding sequence ATGGCATCTACCGGCGATATTTGGCTGCAATGGTTCTCCTGCTGTTTTCATCAACCGCAATCACCGTCACGACGACGCCATCAACGCCTGCGTATCGATCGTTCAATGATCGGTAATCCAACGAATTTCGTACACACCGCACATATCGGCTCGGCCGATGTAGAACTCTCCACGAATCATCTGAATGCGTTGCAAACACAGATGCAGAGTAAAGGTGGCTACGAAATGAATTCGATACGGTTACAG
- the LOC128871679 gene encoding uncharacterized protein LOC128871679, which produces MSKRNFYEILKCTPTASFEELRRNYKQLILQCHPDKLQHDNTNTQTTTQVDNSTSVTNDSASTSAATVDLNAELTMTTSLDQLNGEFVTINEAWNTLKDPTKRRHYDAEIMLTKFQAHSNIFARLKLADMKRCAATVTTSSGNGSGSDSDIGEYYEGKTAEGGTCWYYTYDCRCGGQYIVDESADSEILESNQKRTANDHSHNQPPQEYETQQKQMNLDNGIDKQNSQPAADSDAENAPSPNCGSNRNSEKTGVYEDVTGAGFADGDGDGDEEGEVLVECSECSLVIVLT; this is translated from the coding sequence ATGTCAAAACGGAATTTCTATGAGATATTGAAGTGCACACCAACAGCAAGCTTCGAAGAGTTGCGCCGCAATTACAAACAATTAATTCTACAATGTCATCCGGATAAATTACAACACGATAACACCAATACCCAAACAACAACGCAAGTTGATAATAGCACCAGCGTAACTAATGATTCTGCGTCCACTTCGGCTGCTACTGTTGACCTAAATGCTGAATTGACAATGACCACATCTTTAGATCAACTCAATGGAGAATTTGTGACCATAAATGAAGCATGGAATACGCTCAAAGATCCCACCAAACGACGCCACTACGATGCCGAAATAATGTTGACAAAGTTCCAAGCCCACAGTAATATTTTTGCACGGTTAAAGCTTGCGGACATGAAACGCTGTGCCGCCACAGTAACAACAAGCAGTGGCAATGGCAGTGGCAGTGACAGTGATATTGGTGAATACTACGAGGGCAAGACAGCTGAGGGTGGTACATGCTGGTACTATACGTATGACTGTCGATGTGGCGGTCAGTACATTGTTGATGAGTCAGCAGACAGTGAAATACTTGAAAGCAACCAGAAGCGCACTGCCAACGACCACAGCCACAATCAACCGCCACAAGAGTATGAaacgcaacaaaaacaaatgaaccTCGATAATGGCATCGATAAGCAAAACAGCCAACCCGCTGCTGACAGTGATGCAGAGAATGCGCCTTCACCGAATTGCGGCAGCAACAGAAACAGTGAAAAGACTGGTGTTTATGAAGACGTTACAGGCGCTGGTTTTGCTGATGGGGACGGTGACGGTGACGAAGAGGGCGAAGTGCTTGTCGAATGTAGTGAATGTTCTTTGGTGATCGTATTGACTTAA